One segment of Vicia villosa cultivar HV-30 ecotype Madison, WI unplaced genomic scaffold, Vvil1.0 ctg.000621F_1_1, whole genome shotgun sequence DNA contains the following:
- the LOC131629870 gene encoding probable membrane-associated kinase regulator 3, protein MATKKAAFICIDEDYIDMFLSPYENLSPQQQNKDMSMPLHQLPYNSNSPFGFMSSQPLSFSSCDSNPSEYLLQCSTKSKKHWLKKLKHARKSSLIRKLNSYKAYLKSLFTKTALNKPKYNHFENAKRKLFQGFVGGNGVVNQNRRSSSSSYFSIDLNSEMEGLVLGAIAHCKQSQQGNGSKKDSHA, encoded by the coding sequence ATGGCTACAAAAAAAGCAGCATTTATTTGTATAGATGAAGACTACATTGACATGTTTTTGAGTCCTTATGAAAATTTATCACCCCAACAACAAAACAAAGACATGTCAATGCCTCTTCACCAGCTTCCTTACAATTCCAACTCCCCTTTTGGTTTTATGAGCTCACAGCCTCTCAGTTTCAGTTCTTGTGATTCAAATCCATCTGAATATCTTCTTCAATGTTCCACTAAATCAAAGAAACATTGGTTAAAGAAGTTGAAACATGCTAGGAAATCTTCGCTGATTCGAAAGCTCAACTCTTACAAAGCTTACTTGAAGTCTTTGTTTACAAAAACTGCTTTGAACAAACCAAAATATAACCATTTTGAGAATGCTAAGAGAAAATTATTTCAAGGTTTTGTTGGTGGGAACGGCGTCGTTAACCAAAACAggagatcttcttcatcttcatattTTTCAATTGATTTGAATTCTGAGATGGAAGGTTTGGTTTTGGGAGCTATCGCGCATTGTAAACAGTCTCAACAAGGGAATGGTTCAAAgaaagattcacatgcatga
- the LOC131629868 gene encoding phosphatidate phosphatase PAH1-like, whose product MDMVGKFRSLISKGVYSVATPFHPFGGAVDVIVVQQEDGSFRSTPWYVRFGKFQGVLKGAEKFVRINVNGVEAGFYMYLDNSGEAYFVKEVDADDNVDSNVVVTPEESGLKIGITGHRLDHSVSDLGVVRSTGDDDSLDLPKLRKAESDVDKRFYELQDDQPVMEGSAFLSESEEEYVDSQGSHPGMILVSVDGHMLTAPISESEPTQENLKLDILQFHLGPGEEAVFDEGEEEFSTTDDNSQLDASTADVPPSIYSSNIDNNTLGIQLEGCQREEGTKTEEAASCMNTENVFKSCLDFHEFDQPAENDNLQNEGSSLIDRNSAEESNENDKESIIQSRNIDGLSPLDMPTTSDNITSPNLKTKLQTVDKDAPVEVDTDSGSHSGTNDVEWSDSQQTHVLENTSEEDNVTAPQTFASTDGDQSHFDSRFDISLCGHELKAGMGFIAAAEVFEAHQISAEEFRVSAPSITKNKNLVVKVGESYLPWEKASPLVLGMAAFDLDLPFDPEDTIPVGQDYTLKSNDDIPGPSSSGRRWRLWPLAFRKVKTAEHNSNDESSEDIFLDSVSDLLGSVVEPTPTSVRREFPPKQFVRTNVPSNEMIESLNLKDGQNMVTFNFSTRVLGAQQVEAHLYLWKWNARIVISDVDGTITKSDVLGQVMPLVGKDWNQTGVARLFSAIKENGYHLLFLSARAIVQAYVTRKFLVNLEQDGKTLPTGPVVISPDGLIPSLYREVIKRAPHEFKIACLEDIKKLFPSDYNPFYAGFGNRDTDELSYSKIGIPKGKIFIINPKGEVATSHRVDAKSYTSLHTLVDDMFPATSVLELEDFNCWNFWRLPRPHIDID is encoded by the exons ATGGACATGGTAGGGAAATTTAGAAGCTTGATAAGTAAGGGTGTGTATTCAGTTGCTACCCCTTTTCACCCCTTTGGTGGTGCtgttgatgttattgttgttcAGCAAGAAGATGGTAGTTTTAGGAGTACGCCGTGGTATGTTCGGTTTGGTAAATTTCAAGGTGTTCTTAAAGGTGCTGAGAAGTTTGTTAGGATAAATGTGAATGGGGTTGAAGCGGGTTTTTATATGTATCTTGATAATTCTGGGGAGGCTTATTTTGTTAAGGAGGTGGATGCTGATGATAATGTTGACTCGAATGTGGTTGTTACTCCGGAAGAGagtggtttgaaaattggtaTTACTGGTCATAGGCTTGATCATAGTGTATCTGATTTGGGGGTGGTTAGGTCGACGGGTGATGATGATTCCTTGGATTTGCCGAAGCTTCGAAAGGCGGAATCGGATGTTGATAAGAGATTTTATGAGCTTCAAGATGATCAACCTGTGATGGAAGGTTCAGCTTTTTTGTCGGAAAGTGAAGAGGAGTATGTGGATTCGCAGGGCTCTCATCCGGGGATGATCTTGGTTAGTGTTGATGGTCATATGTTGACAGCTCCTATCTCTGAATCAGAGCCAACTCAGGAAAATTTGAAGTTAGATATTCTTCAGTTTCATTTGGGGCCAGGTGAAGAGGCTGTTTTTGACGAAGGCGAAGAGGAATTTAGCACTACTGATGATAATAGTCAACTGGATGCTTCAACGGCTGATGTACCACCCAGTATTTATAGCTCCAATATTGATAATAATACTCTGGGGATCCAGCTGGAAGGTTGCCAAAGAGAGGAGGGAACCAAAACTGAAGAAGCTGCATCATGTATGAATACAGAGAATGTCTTCAAAAGTTGTTTGGACTTTCATGAATTTGATCAGCCGGCTGAAAACGACAATTTACAAAATGAAGGGTCCTCATTGATCGATCGAAATTCAGCTGAGGAATCTAATGAAAATGATAAAGAGAGCATCATACAATCTAGAAACATTGACGGGTTATCTCCCCTTGACATGCCTACTACTTCAGACAACATTACTTCtccaaatttaaaaacaaaacttcaaACGGTTGATAAAGATGCACCAGTGGAAGTTGACACTGATTCTGGCAGTCATTCTGGTACGAATGATGTGGAGTGGAGTGATAGTCAGCAAACCCATGTACTTGAAAATACTAGTGAGGAAGATAATGTAACTGCACCTCAGACATTTGCTTCCACCGACGGGGATCAAAGTCATTTTGATTCGA GATTCGACATCTCACTGTGTGGTCATGAACTTAAGGCGGGTATGGGTTTTATCGCAGCTGCTGAAGTGTTTGAAGCACATCAAATATCTGCAGAGGAATTTAGAGTCTCTGCACCATCAATAACTAAGAATAAAAATCTTGTAGTGAAGGTGGGAGAGAGCTATCTACCGTGGGAAAAGGCCTCCCCTCTTGTTCTTGGAATGGCAGCTTTTGATTTAGACTTACCTTTTGATCCTGAAGATACAATTCCTGTGGGACAGGATTATACGTTGAAGTCTAACGATGATATTCCTGGACCATCTTCGTCTGGACGTAGGTGGAGACTCTGGCCTCTGGCTTTTCGAAAAGTAAAGACAGCTGAGCACAATAGTAATGATGAATCAAGTGAGGATATATTTTTAGATTCCGTATCTGATTTGTTAGGTTCTGTTGTTGAGCCAACTCCAACCTCTGTTAGGCGTGAGTTTCCTCCCAAGCAATTTGTAAGGACAAATGTTCCCTCTAATGAAATGATAGAGTCATTGAATCTCAAAGATGGTCAAAATATGGTAACATTCAATTTCTCTACGAGGGTTCTAGGAGCACAACAG GTTGAAGCTCATCTATATTTATGGAAGTGGAATGCGAGAATTGTAATTTCAGATGTGGATGGAACTATTACCAA atctgatGTTTTGGGACAGGTCATGCCTTTAGTTGGAAAAGATTGGAACCAGACTGGAGTGGCAAGGCTTTTTTCTGCTATTAAG GAAAATGGATACCATCTACTGTTTTTGAGTGCCCGTGCTATTGTCCAAGCTTACGTAACCAGAAAGTTTTTGGTTAACCTGGAACAG GATGGAAAAACCTTACCGACCGGACCTGTTGTTATTTCACCTGATGGATTAATTCCCTCCCTTTACCGAGAAGTAATAAAAAGAGCTCCTCACGAGTTCAAGATTGCTTGTCTAGAG GATATCAAAAAACTTTTCCCTTCTGATTACAATCCATTCTATGCGGGGTTTGGCAATAGAGACACAGATGAACTTAGTTACAGTAAGATAGGAATTCCAAAGGGTAAAATATTCATCATTAACCCTAAG GGTGAGGTGGCAACAAGTCATCGGGTCGATGCAAAATCGTATACATCTCTACACACACTCGTCGATGACATGTTCCCAGCTACGTCTGTGCTTGAACTG GAGGACTTTAACTGTTGGAATTTTTGGAGACTGCCTCGCCCACATATTGATATTGATTAG
- the LOC131629869 gene encoding ankyrin repeat-containing protein At5g02620-like: MKKQLTGLRGDSHLHSAIRVGNLELVLEIISENQGDELKELFSMRNNSCETALYIAAENGHLDIVKELIKYHDIGLASLKARNGFDAFHVAAKNGNLEILKVLTDAFPEISMTVDLTNTTALHTAVSQGHIEVVNFLLEKSSSVVTIAKSNGKTAFHSAARNGHVDVIKALLSSEPEIAMRIDKKGQTALHMAVKGQNLEVVDELLKLNPSFANMVDAKGNTALHITTRKGRLQIVQKLLDCKEIDTDVINKSGETALDIAERNGRSDIAKYLQDRGAQNARSVKSPSTNRALELKRTVSDIKSGVHNQLEHTFKTQRRMKGIAKRINKMQAEGLNNAINSNTIVAVLIATVAFAAIFTVPGQYPQNTKQLAPGMSPGEANIAPNIEFLIFVIFDSTALFISLAVVIVQTSVVVIEREAKKQMTAIINKLMWIACVLISVAFLAMSYIVVGDQKELAIAATALGTVIMAATLGTLCYWVIAHRLEASRLRSLRTMTSSRQSLTMSGLSASENEYKAVYAI, from the exons atgaagaagcaACTGACAGGTTTAAGGGGTGATTCTCACCTTCACTCGGCTATTCGAGTTGGGAATTTGGAGTTGGTGTTGGAAATTATATCTGAGAATCAAGGTGATGAATTGAAGGAGTTGTTTTCAATGAGAAATAACTCCTGCGAAACTGCTTTGTATATTGCTGCTGAAAATGGTCATCTTGATATAGTGAAGGAATTGATTAAATATCATGATATTGGGTTGGCTAGCTTGAAAGCTAGAAATGGATTTGATGCTTTTCATGTTGCTGCTAAAAATGGAAATTTGG AGATATTGAAGGTTCTCACGGATGCATTTCCTGAAATTTCTATGACCGTTGATCTGACAAATACTACTGCGTTGCACACTGCGGTGTCACAAGGACATATTGAAGTAGTAAATTTTCTCTTAGAGAAAAGTAGCAGCGTCGTAACTATAGCAAAAAGTAACGGAAAAACTGCATTTCATTCTGCTGCAAGAAATGGCCATGTGGATGTCATCAAGGCCCTGCTTAGCAGTGAACCTGAAATTGCAATGAGAATTGACAAGAAGGGGCAAACTGCACTCCATATGGCAGTTAAAGGACAAAATCTGGAGGTAGTAGATGAGCTTTTGAAACTGAACCCATCTTTTGCTAATATGGTGGATGCCAAGGGAAACACTGCGCTGCATATAACAACCCGGAAGGGTCGTCTACAG ATTGTTCAGAAGCTACTAGATTGCAAAGAAATAGACACTGATGTCATTAATAAATCTGGAGAAACAGCTTTGGATATTGCAGAGAGAAATGGTCGCTCGGATATCGCCAAATATTTGCAGGATCGTGGAGCTCAAAATGCTAGGTCCGTCAAGTCGCCTTCTACGAACAGAGCCCTTGAACTCAAACGAACTGTGAGTGACATAAAAAGCGGGGTTCATAATCAGCTGGAACACACGTTTAAAACACAGAGGCGTATGAAGGGCATAGCAAAGCGAATCAACAAGATGCAGGCTGAGGGGCTTAACAATGCGATAAACTCCAACACCATAGTTGCTGTCCTCATTGCAACAGTTGCTTTTGCTGCCATATTTACTGTCCCCGGCCAGTATCCTCAGAACACGAAGCAACTCGCCCCTGGAATGTCTCCTGGGGAAGCCAATATCGCTCCCAATATTGAGTTCTTGATATTTGTAATCTTCGATTCTACTGCCCTTTTCATATCATTGGCTGTTGTCATTGTCCAAACATCAGTAGTTGTTATTGAAAGGGAAGCAAAGAAACAAATGACGGCGATTATAAATAAGTTAATGTGGATAGCCTGCGTGTTAATTTCTGTGGCATTTCTCGCGATGTCATACATAGTTGTCGGGGATCAGAAAGAATTGGCTATTGCAGCCACAGCTCTTGGAACGGTGATTATGGCAGCTACTCTAGGAACACTCTGTTATTGGGTGATTGCTCACCGCCTCGAGGCCTCCAGATTACGAAGTCTTAGAACAATGACGAGCAGTAGGCAGTCATTGACGATGTCAGGGCTCTCAGCTTCCGAGAATGAGTACAAAGCAGTGTACGCAATATAA